A genomic window from Populus alba chromosome 19, ASM523922v2, whole genome shotgun sequence includes:
- the LOC118051946 gene encoding UDP-glycosyltransferase 88B1, with protein sequence MKEAIVLYPAATSHQMISMVELAKLILQHHPNISITILVAMMPFDTSTIPARISSISQTSLPISFLSLPPPSENPPGPAAAATLGKAAFDYIRLYTPKVLDVLKAISLTSTVLAFIISTFGITYDTLIPTYLYFTSGASSFASILYLPTIHNQTTKSFKDLPNNTPLHFPGLPPIKPSHLPEPLLDRDHPAYQEFFSLGTLLPNLKGMILNTFDMLEPQAIKAITEGACVPKGSTPPLYCIGPRIVDAKQRGVSDDALSKCLLWLDKQPSQSVVFLCFGRKGAFSAPQLKEIAFGLERSKQRFMWVVRNPPPNSDTEPDLEELMPEGFLERTKERGLVLKSWAPQAAILSHQAVGGFVTHCGWNSVLEAVTYGVPMLPWPLYAEQKLNSVVLAEEIKLTPMPILTEDGKGGVVSSEEVERKVRELMGLEGKRFRESSSMMKIMAMAAWTNGGSSFTALSKLVASWKQEQS encoded by the exons ATGAAAGAAGCAATTGTCTTGTATCCAGCGGCAACCTCCCACCAGATGATCTCTATGGTGGAGTTAGCTAAGCTGATCCTGCAACACCATCCCAACATCTCCATAACAATTTTAGTAGCAATGATGCCTTTTGACACCTCCACCATTCCCGCACGTATCAGTTCCATTTCCCAAACGAGTCTTCCCATATCcttcctctctctccctccacCCAGCGAAAACCCTCCTGGACCAGCGGCTGCAGCCACTCTGGGTAAAGCCGCATTCGATTATATCCGCCTTTACACCCCTAAAGTACTCGATGTCCTCAAAGCCATCTCTCTCACCTCCACTGTTCTTGCTTTCATAATCTCCACCTTCGGCATCACTTACGACACACTCATCCCAACTTACTTGTACTTCACTTCTGGTGCTTCTAGTTTTGCCAGCATCCTCTACTTGCCCACCATCCATAACCAAACTACCAAGAGCTTCAAAGACCTTCCCAACAATACCCCTTTGCACTTTCCTGGACTGCCACCCATCAAACCCTCTCACCTGCCTGAACCCCTACTAGATCGCGACCATCCTGCCTACCAGGAATTCTTTAGCCTTGGTACTTTACTACCTAATTTGAAGGGGATGATACTGAACACTTTTGACATGCTTGAGCCACAAGCGATCAAAGCTATCACTGAGGGTGCTTGTGTTCCAAAGGGCTCAACCCCTCCTTTATACTGCATAGGGCCAAGGATTGTTGATGCCAAACAAAGAGGTGTCTCAGATGATGCTTTATCAAAATGTTTGCTGTGGTTAGACAAGCAGCCAAGCCAGAGTGTGGTGTTCTTATGTTTTGGCAGAAAGGGAGCTTTCTCTGCACCTCAGCTGAAGGAGATTGCTTTTGGCCTGGAAAG GAGCAAACAAAGATTTATGTGGGTGGTGAGGAATCCACCACCAAATTCCGACACGGAACCTGACCTAGAGGAACTAATGCCAGAAGGGTTCTtggaaagaacaaaagaaagggGTCTAGTGCTGAAATCTTGGGCACCACAAGCTGCAATTCTGAGCCACCAAGCAGTGGGTGGATTTGTGACTCATTGTGGGTGGAACTCAGTGCTTGAAGCAGTAACTTACGGTGTGCCAATGTTGCCTTGGCCATTGTATGCAGAACAGAAGTTGAATAGTGTGGTTTTGGCAGAGGAAATAAAGCTGACTCCAATGCCTATTTTAACAGAAGATGGTAAAGGAGGAGTGGTGAGCTCAGAGGAGGTGGAGAGAAAGGTGAGAGAGTTGATGGGATTGGAAGGGAAACGATTCAGAGAAAGTAGTTCGATGATGAAAATTATGGCCATGGCTGCTTGGACTAATGGCGGGTCTTCCTTCACAGCTTTGTCCAAGTTGGTGGCTTCTTGGAAGCAAGAACAATCATAA